The DNA segment GACCAGCGTGAGGCCCGAAAGCAGGATGCTCAGCGCGATTTCGTTGGGCGTCTTCTGGCGGCTGGCCCCTTCTACCAGCGCAATCATGCGGTCAAGAAAGCTCTCGCCCGCGCCGGAGGTGATTTGAATAACGATGCGGTCAGAGAGAACCTTGGTGCCGCCCGTGACGCCGCTATGGTCGGTTCCGGCCTCGCGGATGACGGGGGCCGACTCGCCCGTGATGGCGCTTTCGTCCACACTGGCGAGACCTTCCACGATTTCGCCGTCGGCAGGAATCATCTCGCCCGCTTCTACGACGACCAAATCCCCGCGTGCGAGTTGCGTGCCTGCCACGATTTCCTCGCGCCCGTTCACCAGCCTGCGGGCCTTCACATCCTCCCGCGCCGAACGCAGTGAAGCCGCCTGCGCCTTGCCGCGTGCCTCGGCCAGCCCTTCGGCAAAATTGGCGAAAAGTACCGTTAGCAGCAGCAAAATGGTTACAGCCAGTTCGTAGCCCCACGCCTTGCCCGTGACCAGGTTGGCGATGGTCAGGTAAGCCGTGAGAATGGTGCCAACATACACCACGAACATCACCGGATTGCGGGCCTGGTCGCGGGGCGAGAGCTTGGCGAACGAGGCGCGGACGGCGTTTCTGACCAGTTCGGGCGCGAAAATAGACTGCTTTTGCTGGGTGGGGGCAGCGGTCATGGTGTCCACCAGAAAAAGTGACTCATAGCACGCTGATGCTCGGCGCTTTGGAATGGGCGGGGTATCGGTCAGGTGGCTCAAGGGATTAGCCAAGTGGCTAATTTCAGCCCACCGTGAACTCTTTCTCTTCTGGCAGGCGCACATATGGCGGCTGGGCCGGGCGAAACGCCAGCAGCAGACTCAGGAAACCCACCCGCCCCAGAAACATCAGCACCACCAGTACCAGCTTGCCCGCGTCGGAGAGTTGTCCGGTCAGGTTCACGCTGAGGCCGGACGTGGTAAAGGCGCTCACCGCTTCAAAGGCCAGCGCGATAGGCCGCTGCCCGCTGTCGGTGAGCATCAGCGCCAATGTGCCGCCCCCAACGGCAAGCAGCGCCAGCGTGACCACCGTGAGTGAGCGCATCAGCAGCGACATGGAGACGCGCCGCCCGCCCAGTTCCACATCCCCCTTGCCAGTCAGCACAGCGCGGGTGGCCGCCAGTAGCACAGCGGCGGTGGTGGTCTTGATGCCGCCCGCCGTGGAGCCGGGATTCCCACCGACGAACATCAGCACCATCACCAGCAGCAAGGTAGGCGCGGCAAACTGTCCGTAGTCCAGCGTGGCGAATCCTGCCGAACGGGTCACGGTGGTCTGGAAGGTAGCGTGCAGGACTCTTCTCCCGACATCCATACCTCCCAGCGTGCCGGGCCGGTTCCATTCCAGCGCGGCGAAGAGAATGGCCCCTGTGACTAGCAAAAAAGCCGTCACCTTCAGTCCCACCTTGGTCTGGGTAGAGAGGCGCGGGGAGCGAATGTCATGGCGCAACCGTCCGCGCCAGTGCCGCTCCAGCTCGTCCAGCGCGACGAATCCGATGCCACCGAGGATGACCAATACCATCAGGGTAGACAGTGAAAGGACATTCAGGCGGGCCGCGCCATCCGGCCACATGCCAAAGCCCGAATTCCCAAAGGCCATCACTGCGTGCATCAGGGCATAACGGGTGCCCTGCTCAGCGCCTTCAAGCTGAACCATATCCGGCAACAGCAGCAAAAACCCTGCCGCCTGAATCCCCAGCGCCAGCCCCAGCACCCGCCGCAGGAGGCCCCGGAAGTCCTGCCCCGCGCCCATACCCAGTTCCTGAGAAGCGCGGGCGCGGGCCACCACACTGCCGCGCCCCAGCCCCACGAAGCCAAAGGCCAGTACCAGGAGGGCCAGTGCGCCGAACTCAATCAGCGCCGTGAGCCACAGTTGCCCAGCAGGGGTCAGCACCTCGGCCACGTTCACGCTGCTCAGGCCGGTGGTACACACCGCACTCGTGGCGAGCAGCAGCGCGTCCACCCAGCTCAGTGCCCCACGGTGCGCGGCGGGGCTGAGCAGGCCCAGCGTGCCCAGCAGCAAGAAGAGCAGCACCCCCGCAATGAGCCAGTGGGCGGGGGAATGAAGGAAACTGCGGGCATGCACCTACTCGCTTGTCTCCACTCTGGGGGCGACGCTCAAATGGGCTGTACCTCCCATGACCTCACAATTCAAGGTGAAGATAGGGCCACTGTTCCACCCGCCTGCTCCGTGCTCACGGACACGGTACTGGGCCGATACTTTGCTTCCGACCTGTGTTACGCTGGAGGGCAGCAGCCGGAAGCCGTCAATGTGGTGTCCGGTGAGGGTCTGGGACGTGATGGCGTCGCTGCATTGACCCAGCGCAGCTTCCCTTGCCTGAAACGCGGCGGCGTCCGGCTGTGGCAACTGAGAAAGGCCCCAGGCCAAGCAACTCACTACCCCTCCCGCCGCCAACCCGAAGAGCAGACTATGCGGGAAACTCTGGCGCAGCGCAAAGCGAACGGGAGGCACAGCGGCGAGGGGACGGTGGGTCAGACTCATGGGTCAAAGATGCGCCGACTTTCCCGAACCGGACATTGTTCTTCTGGCCTAACCGAATAGCCAAGTGGCTAAGGTTGCGGGCCACCTGACCGAATGACACCCTGCTTGGGCGGGCGCATGCTGCGGGCATGTCGCTGATGACCGAACCCTCCCCCACCGCTGACCCTGAGTTGCCCAGAGCCTTGCGCGAGTTCTGGGCCATGTGCGTGGAGACGGCGGGGCTGATTGCCCAGGGCGTGACGCCCGCCGTGCTGGGGGTATGGGCCACCCTGCTGCTGGGCCTTGCGATTAACCTACTGGCACGCTAACCCCCATTTTTAGCCACTTGACCAATGTCAGGGGTCTGGTGTGGGCGGCTACACTTCCTCAGTGAATCCGCCCCCCGAACGCAGCCCTTTCATGAAGTGGTTTCTGGAGAGTAATCAACCAGAACACCAGGGCTTCTACGAAGAAGAACAAGAAGTAGCCGCGCACGGTCACACCGAGCCGTGGTGGAAAGTCATGTGCCTGACCGGAGTGGACTACTTCTCCACCCTGGGCTATCAACCTGGCATCGCGGCGCTGGCGGCTGGCCCCTTGGCACCCCTGGCAACCCTGGTCTTGGTGATGGTCACGCTGTTTGGGGCGCTGCCCATGTACCGCCGCGTGGCTGAGGAAAGTCCGCACGGTGACGGCTCGCTGTCCATGCTGGAACGGCTGCTGGCCTACTGGCCCAGTAAATTTCTGGTGCTGGCCCTGATTGGCTTTGTGGCAACTGGTTTCGTCATCACCATGACCCTGTCGGCTGCTGACGCCACCGCGCACCTGATAGAAAACCCGCTGCTCAAGCACTACCTGGAAGGCAAACAGGTCATCATCACGCTGGCGCTGCTGCTGGGGTTGGGCGCAGTGTTCCTCAAAGGCTTTAAGGAAGCGATTGGGCTGGCTGTCGTGCTGGTGCTGGTGTACCTGGGCCTGAGTGCGGTGGTCATCGGCAATGCGGCGCTGGAAGTCTTCGCGCACCCTGAATTGCTCAGCAACTGGTGGACGAACCTGCAAGGGCGTTACCCGTCCATTCTGTCGCTCATCGGCGCGGCGCTGCTGGTCTTTCCGGCGCTGGCGCTGGGTCTTTCGGGCTTTGAAACGGGTGTGGTAGTGATGCCCTCGGTCAAGGGCGACCCAACCGATACCCCCGCCAAGCCGCTGGGACGTATTCGCAATGCCAAAAAGTTGCTGACTTCCGCGGCCATCATCATGTCGGTGATGCTGATTGGCTCCAGCGTCGTGACCACGGTTCTCATTCCCCGTCATGAATTCTGGGCCGCCACTGAGGTCGCCCGCGAGGTCAATACCGCTGACTTTAAGGCCGGAAAAGCCGTGGTGAACGTGCCACTTGACCATCCCACCAAGCCCAAGGAGGTCTATACCTTCACGCTGCCAGCGGGCAAAACGGGCAGCTATACCATTGACGCCGACACCGTGGGCGGGCGGATGCCGATGACCGTGAACGTCAAGTCCGGCGACACCATCACGAATGTTCAGGTAGATACGCCCCCTGGCGAGGCGAATGGACGGGCGCTGGCCTACCTCGCTCACAAGCGACTGGGCGAGGGGTTTGGCACCATTTACGACATTGCCACCATTTTCATCCTCTGGTTTGCGGGCGCTTCGGCTATGGCGGGTCTGCTGAACATCGTGCCGCGTTACCTGCCGCGCTACGGGATGGCTCCTGACTGGGCGCGGGCGACTCGGCCCCTCACCCTGGTCTTTACCGCCATCGCTGCACTCGTCACCATCGCATTCAAGGCCAACGTAGATGCTCAGGCTGGTGCTTATGCCACCGGGGTACTGGCCCTGATGACTTCCGCTGCCATCGCGGTCTTCCTGACCGAACTGCGGCGCAAACACATGGGGCCTGCGGTGCTGTTCGGCCTCGTGAGCCTCGTCTTTATCTACACCAGTGTGGTCACTGTCAAAGACCGCCCCGAAGGTCTGTGGATTGCCTTTGGATTCATCGCCGCCATCCTCGCCGTCAGCATCTGGTCACGGGTGGGCCGCTCCACAGAACTGCGTGTCAGCCGCGTCAAAATGGATGAGACTGCCAAGCAAATGGTGCATGAGGTTCATGGCATTCATGCTCCTGTGCGCTTCATAGCCAACCGCCTGGATGCTGGTGACGACGCCGAATATCAGGAAAAGTCCCGCGAAGTACGGCTGGATAACCACCTGCTCCCCAATGAAGCAGCCATCTTCTTGGAAGTAGACATCCGTGACGCCTCTGACTTCAGCAGTGAAGTGCAGGTGCGCGGCGTGCAGGTTGGCCCCCACCGTATTCTGCGGGCGACGGGCAACAGCGTGCCCAATACGCTGGCCGCCGTGCTGCTGTACGTCCGTGAGATGACCGGAAACCCCCCACACATCTACTTTGAATGGAGCGAAAAAGGCCCTGCCCAGAACGCGCTGCGCTTCCTGCTGGCAGGTGAAGGGGACATTCCACCGCTGACCCATGAAGTGCTGCGGGTAGCCGAGCGTGATGCCAGCCGCCGCCCGATGGTGCATGTCGGCGGATAAGGACTAGAGCAGGGTAAGGGGCGTGGGAACAGTGATTCCTGCGCCCCCTGCGTTTTTCCATAAGTCGCGCCCCATTAGCCACTTGACCAATACCCGCCGCCTGCCCTGCCCGCTAGCCTGTGAGGAATGGCCCAGCTCACCACCCGCCAAGTCATGCGCGAACTCTTTCCGCCGCCCAAATTTCCCCTCAGTGAGCGGACAGTCTGGGGCGTCTCGCTTTCTCTGCTCCTGGTGGTCTTGGTGCTGGACATCGCCACGCCCGCATCCTTCGCGGTGGGAACAGTGCTCAGCGCGGCAGTGGCACTGGCGGCACTGGGCGAGTCCAAGCGGGCGGTGTGGCCGCTGACCGCCCTGGCGATAGGGGCGAACGTGCTGGCTGGAGTCTGGAACGGCACCCGCGACGGGGTGGAGGAATATCACCTCGCCAACCGCGCCGTGAGTATCCTGACTGTGCTACTGGTGGGCTACCTGACCTACCGGGCGCGGGAAGCCTCCGAGCAGACGGCGGCCCTGAAGGAAGAAGAGCGCCAGCTAGAGCGCGAAAAAGCCCGCCGTCAACTGGCCGAAGACCTGGGCGGGCCGCTGGGTCAGGCCGAGTTCGTGGAGCGGGCAGCGGCGGCATTGCAGCGCCTGACGGGGGCCAGCAGCGTGGAAATCGGCGCGGTAGACCGAGCGATGCTGGCCCAGCCGTATGCGCTCTCACTGGCCCCAGACCTGAACCCCGCCGAGCGCCCCAGCCGCCTGAATACCCGTATTCCGCTGGAGTTTCTGGCGCATCCAGTAGGCGCGGGGGACGTGTGGGCCACAGATGGGGGAGGGGTTTACCTCGCCCGCCTACGCCGCCCCACCGACGGGGACTTGCTGCTGATTCTGGCTGCCCCGCAAACCCCGCCTGGCCTGACCACCCTCGCCATTCGGACACTTCAACCGCTGCTGGAGCGCACGGCCCTGCTGGACGACCTACGGCGCAATCAAGAGCAGTTGGCCGAGCGCGGTGAACTGCTGCGTGACCTTGTCTATGCCTTCAGCCACGACCTCCGTACGCCTCTCTTGGCAAATGCCATGAACATGCGGGCTGCGCTAAAAGGAGCTTACGGCGAGTTGCCTGCTCCTTATCGCGCCACGCTGACCAACGGCCTTGAGGCCAACGAAACCTTGCTCAACTTGGCCGACCAACTGCTGAGCGTCGCCAAGTTTGAGAGTGGGGAGGCAGAAGGTGAGGAACCCGAAGTCGTGCGCCTACGCGAGACTGTACTGAGCGTGGTCAACGACCTGAACCCCCGCGCCGAGGCCAAAAGTGTCACAGTAGAGACTGACCTGAGCGGCGTAACCGTCCTGGGCCGCAAGCATGACCTGCGCCGCGCCGTGCAGAACCTGGTGGACAACGCCATCAAGTTCAGTCCGTCTGGCGGCACGGTGACAGTGCAACTCACGGGTGACGGCGACGAGGCCATTCTCAGTGTGCAAGACAGCGGCCCCGGCATTCCCGCCGAGCGGCTCCCCCGGCTGTTTCAGCGGTTTCGGGGAGGTGGGGCAGGGAGCGGCAGCGGCCTGGGCCTGTACCTCACCCGCCGGATTGCCGAGGCCCACGGCGGCAGCGTGCGCTACAGCCGCACCGCGCGGGCGCAAAGCCAGTTCATCCTCTCGCTGCCGGAGCACCATGCCTGACCCAGTCCGCATCCTGCTCGTGGAAGACCACGCCTTCACCCGTGACGGCCTGCGGGCGACGCTGGGGCTGGAAGATGACCTGAAGGTGGTGGCCGAGGCCCGTAGTGGAGAGGAAGCCCTAGAGGTACTGGCCCTGCATCCGGTAGATGTGGCGGTGGTGGACATTGGCCTCCCTGGAATAGACGGCATTGCTACGGCCCGCGAAATCAAGGGGCGCTGGCCTACCGTCCGTATCGTGATGCTGACTGCCCATGACCTGCGTGAAGAGGTCTTTGCATCACTGGCTTCGGGTGCAGATGCCTACTGCCTCAAATCGGCCAGCCCGGAACTATTACTGCTGGCGATTCGGGCGGCGGCGGCGGGCAGCGCCTACCTTGACCCACAAGTGGCCCATCACGTTCTGGGCGGCGTGCGGCTCCCTGAAGCCCAGTCGCCACTCACTCCCCGCGAACTGGATATTCTCAAGCTCATTGCCGATGGCTTACCCAACAAAGATATTGCCGAGCGGCTGAATGTCAGCGTCAGTACGGTCAAACTGCATGTACAGGATATTCTGGTGAAGTTGCAAGCCGCAGATAGGACTCAAGCAGCGGTGAAGGCACTGCGGGCGGGGTTGTTTTAGCAGCCGCTAGGCGATTGGGTTGCTTAGCACAATGGACAAGCTTTACTAAACCCCAGAAAAACGCCCTTCCCAGTGAGAATTTAACGTCTGGAACGGAGAACCCAGTCTTTCGGATAACTCTATACAGCTAGGTGGTCAGCTTAAAGTGCCCAGTTTCGCCCGCCATCACACTACTTGGTCGGGAAAGGCGAAGCCTTGTAGAACGTCATCTTGGAATTGCGAACGTCCAAGCTCATCCGCTTCCAGATGATGGGGTTGGTCGTTTTGATGTAGATGTCTACTTTCTTCGTCGAGGCGGGGTCAAGCAGCACTTCGCGGAACTGGTTGTTGAAGAGGAGAGGTTGCAGCTTCCCGTCGTTGGCTCGTACCGCCATAACGCTCATGGCCGCCAAGTCGCCGGAGAAGTAACCACCAACTTTGACCTGCTGGGTCAGCATGCCATTGGGCAATTCAATCTTGACTGTTGCCGCTTGTGAGTAGCCCACTTTCCCGCCCTGGTTATGGATATTCAGCAGCTCAAATGTCCAGCCCATGCCATAGCCGCCAAAAATCCTGCTCAGCGTAGAGATGTCTTTGGCTTGGTAGGAATAAGTGTTGCTGTCCGCAGTGATGGTGACTCCACACACACTGATTTTGGTGGGCTTCTTCACCCTAGAGAGTTCCATCACCGTCTGCTTGGCAGGGTTGGGGAACACCTCTTCTTCTGAATACTTCAGGTAGCCATTCCCGCTGACCTTGAGGGTAGAGCAGTCCGTTGCTGCCCACGCCGAGCTGGTGAAAAGGCTGAGTACCAGAGGGAGTAAAGATTTGAGTCGGTTCACGTAGCACCTCGCCAATGAGCGTTGGTAGGGGTTATGCCCACTTGAAATGAGGCCAGCAGTGGTAAGGGAATAACCCTAAATGCGAGCTGAGACGCGGTATCAGCAAGTTCGGTAGAACATGGGGTGACGTGAGAGTAAGAACAGAAACCTGCGCTAAGGAATCTGATTGATGTACTCCTCCAGGGAATACGGGTCACGCAGGGGGCGCAATTTGCCCTGAGCCACATCTTCCGAGAGGGTGAAATCGTATTTGCCGAGCATGTTCACATGCTCGTGGAGCAATGGAGTCAGTCGGGCCACGTCCTCGTCGTTGACCGGATGACCGATGCTCCGTAGCTCATCGAGAGCTA comes from the Deinococcus wulumuqiensis R12 genome and includes:
- a CDS encoding TrkH family potassium uptake protein, whose product is MLLFLLLGTLGLLSPAAHRGALSWVDALLLATSAVCTTGLSSVNVAEVLTPAGQLWLTALIEFGALALLVLAFGFVGLGRGSVVARARASQELGMGAGQDFRGLLRRVLGLALGIQAAGFLLLLPDMVQLEGAEQGTRYALMHAVMAFGNSGFGMWPDGAARLNVLSLSTLMVLVILGGIGFVALDELERHWRGRLRHDIRSPRLSTQTKVGLKVTAFLLVTGAILFAALEWNRPGTLGGMDVGRRVLHATFQTTVTRSAGFATLDYGQFAAPTLLLVMVLMFVGGNPGSTAGGIKTTTAAVLLAATRAVLTGKGDVELGGRRVSMSLLMRSLTVVTLALLAVGGGTLALMLTDSGQRPIALAFEAVSAFTTSGLSVNLTGQLSDAGKLVLVVLMFLGRVGFLSLLLAFRPAQPPYVRLPEEKEFTVG
- a CDS encoding sensor histidine kinase yields the protein MAQLTTRQVMRELFPPPKFPLSERTVWGVSLSLLLVVLVLDIATPASFAVGTVLSAAVALAALGESKRAVWPLTALAIGANVLAGVWNGTRDGVEEYHLANRAVSILTVLLVGYLTYRAREASEQTAALKEEERQLEREKARRQLAEDLGGPLGQAEFVERAAAALQRLTGASSVEIGAVDRAMLAQPYALSLAPDLNPAERPSRLNTRIPLEFLAHPVGAGDVWATDGGGVYLARLRRPTDGDLLLILAAPQTPPGLTTLAIRTLQPLLERTALLDDLRRNQEQLAERGELLRDLVYAFSHDLRTPLLANAMNMRAALKGAYGELPAPYRATLTNGLEANETLLNLADQLLSVAKFESGEAEGEEPEVVRLRETVLSVVNDLNPRAEAKSVTVETDLSGVTVLGRKHDLRRAVQNLVDNAIKFSPSGGTVTVQLTGDGDEAILSVQDSGPGIPAERLPRLFQRFRGGGAGSGSGLGLYLTRRIAEAHGGSVRYSRTARAQSQFILSLPEHHA
- a CDS encoding response regulator, translating into MPDPVRILLVEDHAFTRDGLRATLGLEDDLKVVAEARSGEEALEVLALHPVDVAVVDIGLPGIDGIATAREIKGRWPTVRIVMLTAHDLREEVFASLASGADAYCLKSASPELLLLAIRAAAAGSAYLDPQVAHHVLGGVRLPEAQSPLTPRELDILKLIADGLPNKDIAERLNVSVSTVKLHVQDILVKLQAADRTQAAVKALRAGLF